One Bufo gargarizans isolate SCDJY-AF-19 chromosome 3, ASM1485885v1, whole genome shotgun sequence DNA segment encodes these proteins:
- the DYRK1A gene encoding dual specificity tyrosine-phosphorylation-regulated kinase 1A, whose translation MHTGGETSACKPSSVRLAPSFSFHAAGLQMAGQMPHSHQQYSDRRQQNLNDQQVSALSYNDQSQLPTNQRRMPQNFRDPTSAPLRKLSVDLIKTYKHINEVYYAKKKRRHQQGQGDDSSHKKERKVYNDGYDDDNYDYIVKNGEKWMDRYEIDSLIGKGSFGQVVKAYDRVEQEWVAIKIIKNKKAFLNQAQIEVRLLELMNKHDTEMKYYIVHLKRHFMFRNHLCLVFEMLSYNLYDLLRNTNFRGVSLNLTRKFAQQMCTALLFLATPELSIIHCDLKPENILLCNPKRSAIKIVDFGSSCQLGQRIYQYIQSRFYRSPEVLLGMPYDLAIDMWSLGCILVEMHTGEPLFSGANEVDQMNKIVEVLGIPPAHILDQAPKARKFFEKLPDGTWNLKKTKDGKKEYKPPGTRKLHNILGVETGGPGGRRAGESGHTVADYLKFKDLILRMLDYDPKTRIQPYYALQHSFFKKTADEGTNTSNSVSTSPAMEQSQSSGTTSSTSSSSGGSSGTSNSGRARSDPTHQHRHSGGHFTAAVQAMDCETHSPQVRQQFPPPVGWTVTEAPAQVTIETHPVQETTFHVPPSQQNVPHHHGNSAHHPHHHHHHPHHHHHHHGQQSLGSRTKSRIYNSPSNSSSTQDSMDVGHSHHSMTSLSSSTTSSSTSSSSTGNQGNQAYQNRPMAANTLDFGQNGTMDVNLTVYSNPRQETGIAGHPTYQYSANTGPAHFVTEGHLTMRQGIDREESPMTGVCVQQSPVASS comes from the exons GAGGAGAGACTTCAGCATGCAAACCGTCATCTGTCCGGCTTGCACCCTCATTTTCATTCCATGCTGCGGGTCTACAGATGGCTGGACAAATGCCACACTCTCATCAGCAGTACAGTGACCGGCGTCAGCAGAACCTAAATGACCAACAAGTATCTGCCTTATCTTACAACGACCAGAGTCAGCTGCCGACTAACCAG CGGCGGATGCCCCAAAACTTTCGTGATCCAACTTCAGCCCCGTTGAGGAAACTGTCAGTTGACTTGATCAAAACTTACAAACACATTAATGAG GTCTACTATGCAAAAAAGAAGCGGCGGCATCAACAAGGACAAGGTGATGACTCCAGTCACAAGAAGGAAAGAAAGGTGTACAACGATGGCTACGACGACGACAACTACGACTACATTGTGAAAAATGGCGAGAAGTGGATGGATCGCTATGAAATCGATTCTTTGATTGGAAAAGGTTCCTTTGGCCAG GTTGTGAAGGCATACGACCGCGTGGAGCAGGAGTGGGTGGCTATTAAAATTATAAAGAACAAGAAGGCTTTCCTAAATCAAGCCCAGATTGAAGTGCGACTTCTCGAGCTGATGAACAAACATGACACGGAGATGAAATACTACATAG tgcATTTAAAGAGACATTTTATGTTCCGAAACCACCTCTGCCTCGTGTTTGAAATGCTTTCCTACAACCTCTACGACTTATTACGTAATACCAACTTCCGGGGTGTTTCTTTGAACCTGACAAGAAAGTTTGCACAGCAGATGTGCACTGCACTACTATTCCTGGCTACTCCCGAACTTAGTATCATTCACTGTGACCTAAAGCCTGAAAATATCCTGCTCTGTAATCCCAAGCGAAGCGCCATTAAGATAGTTGATTTTGGAAGCTCGTGCCAGCTAGGGCAGAGG ATATACCAATATATTCAGTCTCGTTTTTACCGGTCTCCAGAGGTTTTACTGGGAATGCCTTATGACCTTGCGATTGACATGTGGTCCCTCGGTTGCATTTTAGTTGAAATGCATACTGGAGAGCCCCTCTTCAGCGGAGCCAACGAA GTGGACCAGATGAATAAAATTGTAGAAGTTTTAGGAATACCGCCTGCTCACATCCTCGACCAAGCACCAAAAGCCAGAAAGTTCTTTGAGAAGCTGCCAGATGGCACTTGGAACTTAAAGAAGACCAAAGACGGGAAAAAG GAATACAAACCACCAGGAACCCGGAAACTTCATAATATTCTTGGAGTGGAAACTGGAGGACCGGGAGGTCGGCGAGCAGGGGAATCAGGTCACACTGTAGCGGACTACTTGAAGTTTAAAGACCTCATTTTAAGGATGCTAGATTATGATCCTAAGACACGGATTCAACCATACTATGCTCTGCAACATAGTTTCTTTAAGAAGACTGCTGACGAAGGTACAAACACAAGTAATAGTGTATCTACAAGTCCAGCGATGGAGCAGTCCCAGTCGTCGGGAACCACCTCAAGCACATCGTCTAGCTCAG GTGGCTCTTCTGGGACAAGTAACAGTGGAAGAGCGAGGTCTGATCCGACTCATCAGCACAGACATAGTGGAGGGCATTTTACTGCTGCTGTACAAGCTATGGATTGTGAGACACACAGTCCTCAG GTTCGACAACAGTTTCCTCCACCAGTGGGTTGGACTGTCACTGAAGCCCCTGCTCAAGTTACCATTGAAACCCACCCAGTCCAAGAAACCACATTTCATGTCCCCCCTTCACAGCAAAATGTACCACATCATCATGGAAATAGTGCTCAtcatccccaccaccaccatcatcatccccaccaccaccaccatcatcatgGACAGCAATCATTGGGTAGCCGGACGAAGTCCAGGATCTACAACTCTCCTTCAAATAGCTCCTCCACCCAAGATTCTATGGACGTCGGGCACAGCCACCACTCCATGACATCTTTGTCTTCCTCAACTACTTCTTCCTCAACATCTTCCTCGTCTACTGGCAACCAAGGCAATCAGGCCTACCAAAATCGCCCCATGGCTGCTAATACCTTGGACTTTGGACAGAATGGAACTATGGATGTTAATTTAACAGTCTATTCAAATCCTCGCCAAGAGACTGGCATAGCTGGCCATCCGACGTACCAATATTCTGCGAATACAGGCCCTGCCCACTTTGTAACTGAGGGACATCTGACAATGAGGCAAGGAATCGATAGAGAAGAGTCTCCCATGACAGGAGTTTGTGTTCAGCAAAGTCCTGTGGCTAGCTCGTGA